The proteins below come from a single uncultured Carboxylicivirga sp. genomic window:
- a CDS encoding DUF4837 family protein, with product MQNYLSKSNILQLSAALVVSVIFIAVSCKNTVNEVKPRALGAPGEVLLVIDNDNWNSAVGDTLDVLLSDIFPALPQAENMFRKTRIEFSKFQRHFCTYRNILLVSVRPNIATNKVQFKRNEWAIDQQVAEVMAKDASELEDLIIQKWPKIKSFFYNGDIDALVKSYNRVYEPTVVDMVKKEYPFSLYFPKGFELKKKQDGFTWIVNERIDNQLGVFVFQFSLDSIKNTDAQSLLALRNKVLYEQVPGQYPGSYMTTEENFPVHVTKCKFAGRKWTELRGLWKVQGDFMGGPFVDYFFADAETNKLIMLEGYVYAPSKPNKANFVREVEAVLKTFMPV from the coding sequence ATGCAAAATTATTTATCAAAATCAAATATTCTACAACTGTCTGCAGCTCTTGTTGTTTCAGTTATTTTTATTGCTGTATCGTGCAAAAATACAGTAAACGAAGTTAAGCCTCGAGCCTTGGGAGCACCAGGGGAAGTTTTATTGGTGATAGATAACGATAACTGGAACTCGGCTGTAGGTGATACGTTAGATGTATTATTGTCGGATATATTTCCTGCTTTACCACAGGCCGAAAATATGTTTAGGAAAACACGAATTGAATTTTCTAAGTTCCAACGTCATTTTTGTACCTATAGAAATATATTGTTGGTTTCCGTTCGACCTAATATAGCTACTAACAAAGTTCAATTTAAACGAAATGAGTGGGCTATTGATCAGCAGGTGGCCGAAGTAATGGCTAAAGATGCATCCGAACTGGAGGATTTAATTATTCAGAAATGGCCAAAGATCAAGAGCTTTTTTTATAATGGCGATATTGATGCCTTGGTAAAATCGTATAACAGAGTATATGAACCAACAGTGGTGGATATGGTAAAAAAAGAATATCCATTCAGTTTGTATTTTCCCAAAGGATTTGAGTTGAAGAAAAAGCAGGATGGATTTACCTGGATTGTAAATGAAAGGATTGATAATCAACTAGGGGTTTTTGTATTTCAGTTTTCGCTTGATTCTATCAAAAATACCGATGCTCAGTCGCTGCTAGCACTACGAAATAAAGTTTTATACGAACAGGTTCCCGGCCAATATCCCGGATCGTATATGACTACCGAAGAGAATTTTCCGGTTCATGTTACTAAGTGCAAGTTTGCCGGACGTAAATGGACAGAGTTAAGAGGTTTATGGAAAGTACAGGGCGATTTTATGGGTGGTCCGTTTGTTGATTATTTCTTTGCTGATGCCGAAACCAATAAATTAATAATGCTTGAAGGATATGTATATGCACCTTCAAAACCCAATAAAGCTAATTTTGTAAGAGAAGTGGAAGCCGTATTAAAAACCTTTATGCCCGTATAA